From the Oncorhynchus keta strain PuntledgeMale-10-30-2019 chromosome 13, Oket_V2, whole genome shotgun sequence genome, the window caacgatgtaggctgtgtgcagAGGTTAGCggtcatgatatgaaggtttggcttggagagATTTTTTctcctggtcacagacagctgatgtgttgtgcactgaagtccacaagcaaagggaaaaggtgagaggaggagagcgtgtGGAGAGGAGAAGTAATTATATATACAACAAGGTGTTTGTACGTGGATGCAATGAGTTAACTATGTTTGCGTGCGATCATGGGTGTATTGATTACGCttattctgttgcaaaacgttcctaaacggaagcaaactaaactaaacggggataaacatacctgaatttgtccaataaaacCTCTCGTTTGCAACTATTGGACTAATCATtactagatgcaggcaagagtgtgcaagacggtattgaatgtgtcactgtttgtcaccttgattacaaaatattctctcgacctgtgcacctacgttgtaaactttcattcataggctaggttgtagcaacctcatgatgggtacagggaacatttgagtatcatgtagtaacctaaccCTATCAATGTttcattgagctgggtgaatggaatatgaatgttgtaatagaaataaggccatgttcaTAAACAAAACATTATCATTGGCCCTTAAACGGCACCGACTGCCACTGGTATATACTAGTCATTCTGTCTGTTCGAGTGAGAGGCAGGGGATTGGATGTCTTAAAACCTGTTACGGCTAGACGTTCCGCTAGTGGAACGTTTCGacacatccagtgaaattgcagagcgcgaaattcaaatgaaatgattagaaatatttaactttcataaaatcacatgtgcaatacaccaaaataaagcttaacttcttgttaatccagccaccgtgtcagatttaaaaaaggcttcacggcaaaagcaaaccatgcgattatctgaggacagcacccaccatacaaacacatgaaaatcatatttcAGCCAAGCAGGTGCGAcatgaaagtcagaaataacaatataattcatgccttacctttgaagatattcttctgttggcactccaatatgtcccagaaacatcacaaattgtccttttgttcgataaactccttttttatatccccaaaatgtcaatttatttggcgcgtttgattcagaaaaacactggttccaactcgcccaacatcaCAACAAAagatctaataagttacctgtaaactttgtccaaacatttcaaacaactttcgtAATCCATCCTTAGGTATCCTAAAAcataaataatcgatcaaatttaagatggaatatactgtgttcaatagcggataaaatTAAAGTGGAGCGAGCTACAGGTCGCTCGCCCCCCAAAAAAAGAGTCCACTTGGCTTGACTCTCATTCTGAAtagccgtacttcttcatttctcaaaggaaaaacatcaaccaatttctaaagactcttgacatctagtggaagctataggaactgcaaccaggtgCCTCATAAATCTAGTTCCTCATAGAAAACCAATAGAAAACACAGTCAACTCCAAAAGAaaatcctggatggtttgtcctcagggtttcgcctgccaaataagttctgttatactcacagacattattttaacagttttagaacctttagagtgttttccatccaaatctaccaattatatcctagcatatcctagcttctgggcctgagtagcaggcagtttactttgggcacgcttttcatccggatgtgaaaataccgccccctttcccaaagaggttttaaatGGCTGGAATGATGGTTCCCAGGGCTGATTGGCTGTTCTGAGACCagcagagagaaggaagaggacaCCTACTGTATCATCAGTCCTGCTTCTAACAGTGAACTCTGAAGTTAATAAAGTCCTGAATAATCAGATGATTATTAACTTTCTTATATGTTTGAGATTTTTACACTATATCTAATATATTGTATACATTAATGAACAATCTTTTCAAGTTAACTGAAATAGAACAGTAATAATTACATGCCTATGTGTGATCGGTCGCTTCAAATGCAGTATTGTGCTGCATCAGATTTTTGACTCAAACGTGAAAAGAGATGTCTTTAGGCATTAGCTAATTCCCATTTCCTTCAGTTTGTCTCTAGCTGACATTAGAAAGGTATCAAGTGCATCAACCACAGTGCAAGGACAGAtgctgggagacgagaagcaagtacaaaAAAATGGACAGCGTCTGCGGGGCTGAGGTTAGGCCTAAGGGTTAGAGTTCGGCGAGGGCTTAAGGGTGAGGGCTGGTGGATAGTTAGTTTGAACATGTATAATCCATCTGTAGGGTGAAGCCTTGTGAACCCCGTATGAACCCCACCTAACCCAAACACCTACAgaatcagtcaaaagtttggacacacctactcattcaagggtgtttcttaattatttttttttactgttttctacattgtagaataatagtgaagacatcaaaactatgaaataacacatatggaatttctacaatgtagaaaatagtaaaaaatacataaaaacccttgaatgagtaggtgtgtccaaacttttgacgggtactGTATCTGAACCCCACTAAACCCAAACACCTATATCATCTCTTCCCACACTCTTTTGGCCTGCAACCCCATTTTGATATCCAACATTTTGAGACCCACCATGTAAAAACAGTGATGTGATCAAAGTCCAATGTTTACTTTTTAATTGGTGACAGTCTACTAAAAATCCATCTCACAGTAATTTGGACAGTTTTTTAATCAGAAGGAAGTATGGTTTGAAGTGACTGAAATGCATTAGAACGGTAGTTCAGAAGATCACCAGGCAATAAAGTTGTATGATCTTCTGTGTAGAAAAGAATGTCATCATGGATGATGTCGTCCCCCCCCAATACATAAGTGTATTATCTTTCAGGGATGGGGTCATAATATTTTTACTTAAACCATTCAAAAGATAGAGACACATTTGTAGGAAGGAACAGAAACCGCTCTGTTAATTACAACCGCAACTTGCGTCTCCCGGAGGTTCTATGAACCAAGAGCGATTTTGTACAttttatttcagatttttttcttGTGACCCCATTTTTAAAATCAGGGGACAGACACTACATGGGTGCAACCTTTAGACCTATATGAACCCATCTGAATCCAAACACCTATTTCCATTTAGATTCAACACAAATATGGTGAATTTCTGTTTTCACACTCCACATAAAACGTCTTTGCCAATTCTGCTTTCTGTAAATAGACATTGTGTTCCAATACCAATCTACCATGCCCCCTACCAATGAAATCCACATTGATCTCACTCTGAATTAAGAGGTGTTCTCTGATTCACAACCAGACATGGCAGAATAGATTTACACACAGAATGGCGAGAACCTTCCTACCAGCTCTACTGCTCTATGAATTGAGTAAGCAAGCTACTGTTAAATCTATaatggagacagagaaagattGACTGCATCCATCATGTATAACCAGAATGTTCAGTGCATCACTTCTTCTAACATGTACATGTGATATCAATGATTCTAATCATTAATGTAGGACTTAGTGCTTTGTGTTTCAGGTTTGGTCTCTGTGTTGGTTTCTCAGTGTCAGACTATGGAGGTCCGTACTGGGGATACCATCTCCTTGCAGTGCTCCAATCTTACAACGGCTGTGGGACACACAGCATGGTTCAAGCAAGTCAACGGATCAGAGCCTGTGTGTCTCTCGTCTATGTACAGTGTGGCTTCAACACCTGATCTTCATAATGGTTTTCAAAGGAACATTCTGAAATGTTCAGCAACAACACCACTATCTTTCTCAAAATCACAAAAGTGTAAATAGCTGACTGTGGCCTGTATGTCTGTGCATTGTATCCACATTGCCACATGTTCTTTGTCAACGCAAAAATGCAAGGTTAGTTTTCAACTATTTATGTGGCTTTTGATACATTTGAAAATGCTTATCAACCTTGTTAGGAGTTTGCTTCATGACTAAGGCAAACCATTACTGGACATATTTTTTATCATTATATTTTTAAGAAAAAATACTTTTTTACTTTTTACTAATCTCAATGTTAAAGTGCACAACGGATTTGAGGAAATACCAGTCATCTAAAGAGAGTGAGTTTCTTTCTTTCTCATGTAGATAAAAAAAGAATAACTAAGAAACAATAAAGcaacacatttttttgtgtgtcaTTAAAGGACCATCAAGTGATTTAATAAAATGTCATCTAATAGGACACTGTAATGGAACTATCAGTCTAGTAGGAGAGGATGATGATGGAACCATGTACCTCCTTCCCCTGGTTGTGATCCTGGGTGTTGTGACTGCTGTTCTACTGATAGTCATCCTCATCCTGGTCCTCAAGATCAGATGAGACATAAACAACACAGGTAGGAACCCACATCATGATCATATAGGACTTGTGAACTACACTTCAAATAGGGATGTTTTCACTAGAATGGAGTGTGTCggagtcggctcctctccttgttcgggcggcgtttgaTGATCAACGTCGCTGGCTTTCTAGTCATTACCGCTCCAattttcatatatccatttgtcttgtctccatacacacctggatttcatttccccaatcaatctacttGTATCTAACCCTCTGTTTTccatcatgttttgtgtgtaattgtttcatGTTATGTCGTGTTAGATTACGCGCTTTACTTTTATGTTCCGTTTTTCGAGCGTGTTTGATTTATGTAGTGCTCTCGTTTTTGGAACAATAATAAAAGTGCACCTGTTCAGtatactctgctctcctgcacctgacttcgcctccaaTACACCATTGACAGAATGTTCCATTAATCCGTTCTCGTCTCTCTTTTATATCATATTCAGGACCTGATTCTCAAAGACAACCACAAAATGATCAGGTAAATACTGCATGATTAAATACTGAAATATAAGCAATTCAGAAACTGAGAAAATTACAATTGTAGCTTGCAAATCTACAGAACCAAGACCCAGATGCATTGAATTATGCCGCTCTGAATTTCACCTCCAAGAAGAGGAAgctggagaagagaagagagaaggagcttGACCCCCATGTAGTGTATGCTGCTACAAGATGATAAAGTGGAGGAGGTTGGTAGAGGAAAATCAGTTGTCCATATCTTTGAATAAAAGTTGAAATCTTGCTATATTGTATCTTTGTAGTTATATTAAATGTATTGAAATGTAAATCAGTAAATATCGCTGTAGTGTTTGTGAGTTGTACAACAGTGCTACTGTAGCCCTCTCCAACAAGTTAGGTCACACAGCTCAGTGGTACAGGGtgtggttagagagggggagtTAGAAGTAAAAACACAACGGTTTAATGGTCGCAGAGGAGCAGTTGCATCTTTTGGCCTCTCTTAACTTAGATCTCTGTTGTGTGTGTCAGTGATTTGGTAATTTATTTATAGGGTGACCTTGAGGGGCAAAGTACCCAGGAGTAGACAATAGTATTATACTGATCACTTATGAAGACAAATAAAGAGTTAAACCAAAGTGGCCTTTGTCATGATGTTATTCCCCCCTTAGTATTTCCTGTCTTGGCTTTGCACAAATCACAGCCCCCTATTCTGAGAAGCACCTTATAAGGAGAATATGAGGTCTGAAGTAGGAGGGGCCAGTGAGGGTACGCATCACTTCCTGTGGTGTGACTGACAGGAAGTAGCAGCTCAGTGTAGAGTGAGACCTGCTGAGGTGAACATCACTGGGTCTCTCATAGACTAACACAGTGGGATGAAATGTCCCTTATGCTCTCTCAATGTCTCGCCAGATTTTCAGTCCACCTGCCAACAGATAGTATGGGGAAAATATTTGTGTGTAAGAGTAAATGCCtgggtgagggtgagggtggggggggggggctcttcACATACCTCTCTTCATCTGGATGGTAAACACCAGACCAGTTGCAGCGTCGTGGGCGTACATATTATTTTTATTAGAAAAGATGCCAAACAAAAGAAAAAACACTACCAAACAAACCATGACgctaaaggctatgtgccataaacaaagtcaacttcccacaaagacaggtgggaaaagggctacctaagtatggttctcaatcagagacaacgatagacagctgtccctgattgagaaccctaccaggccaaaacatagaaatacaaataatagaacatagaatacccaccccaaatcacaccctgaccaaaccaaatagagacataaaaaggatctttaaggtcagggcgtgacaagaccCCTGCCGGTCAATTAGATGTACAATGTCAAGAATACAAACCACAAGCTAAAATCATTTTCCAAACCATAAACTATGAAGGGTTTCCTAAACTATGGGTCCTGAGTTATGAGAATACATCTACTGTATAATCACACTGTCTTCTTATTTTGAGTCGTTGGCAGTTGATTTCTCATTTGGGTCTCGAACTGAAAAAGTTTAAGAGCCCTAAAGCATTCAACAAGAGGACAAAGTGCAGATAAAGATTGGCTGTCTCAAGAGTTGTCAACTTTCCCTTCATGAAAAAAATGAAAGTATTGGTAACAATCAAAGGTTTGAAATTAAGCCAACTATCagaactcaggataagacccagatgcagacggCCAGAATCACAGATGTGTATTGACCCAAgcagggggcaggcaaaagacaggtcaagggcaggccgAGGTCCgcaatccagggcagagtcagaaaggtacagaacggcaggcaggctcggggtcagggaaGGCAGAGGTTTGTAATCGGGTCAGAGTCGGGCAGGTACAGAGCGGCAGGCAGGcttggggtcagggcaggcagtatggtcagaaCTGGGGAAACAGAAACTTGAGAAATCAGGAAGAACACTGGAAAGACCTGActagacaaactggcaacagacagagcacacaggtataaatgcacaggggataatggggaagatgggtgacacctggaggggggtggggacaagcacaaagacaggggAAACTAAACAGGGTGTGACACCgacaaatatatattatatatttattattatatttattatgtATTATTCAATGCTATTGCGTTTACAACTAATATGAGTATTTATTTGTGGAGGATTGTGATGAAAATCAAGAGCCAGAAATGCATATTTTATGCAGTGGTGTGTATATTTACATTATGGATTACTTTAACCCTTCCTTAGGCTGGGCTGGGTTGGTAGTATTAGCAGCACTAAAGATCACTCACTGTTTCCTTTCCAAACATCAAAAGAGAAATCATTTCAGTAAATGTTTAATTTCTCTCAAAAAAGAAGCAGCTGTATCAAGCAAATATTTGATTGACTTGATCCAGTAACTGACCTTCTTTATGTTGTCTTCTTGAAAAAGTAATTCCTGAGAAGCTCAGACTATGGTGAGCCAGAGGACACACTTCTAAGATTTCAGTCAGCCAATAACATCTCTCGTTTCAGTGTTCCCTCCTACTGCATGAAAGGTACATGTAAAGTGCCATCCTATATTTAGGTGCATATAAAGTGTCCCACTGTCAGACCCACACACGATACAGCGCAGAAGGGACTAATGTTACAATGATGAATAGAGAAGTATTTATATTTTACATCAACTTGTGTAAGTGTAAGACATTTTAATTGAGTTCCTTTTTGAATCATTTGTAGTGTGTAGTTTGAATTTGATAAGCGAAGTGGACGTTCTCTCTGTAATGCTAGAAATGGTTTATCTATGTCTTTGTCTTTGATccattttgtttgtttgctttgacAGTTTCTGCTTTTACCAAAACAAACGTAATCCAACCAACACCTGTGATGGTTGCTGAGCTGGGAGACACTGTGACTCTCACTTGCTTTTGTCCCAAATTGTCGGTGACCAGGTTTGATTGGTTCAAGCTGAGCTTTGGACAGGAACCCCTCCTCATGGCATCATCTCTTTATGTTGGCCAAGAGAGTTATTATTCCAACAACTTTATCAAGGACTTTACTGAGACCCAACGTttgggtgtgaggagaggagactacagcTATAACTTGACCATATCCAAGACAGAGCCGGGGGACTCAGCTACATACTATTGTTCCACTACAGACATCTATGAGCTCACATATGGGGAGGGAACTGTTTTAATTGTCCAAGGTAACCAAACATTTGCTTCTTCAATTTCAAAATGTGTGGTGCTGTATATTGGCATGATTGTACAACTGCTTCATCAAATGCTAGTGATGAATACATGGCTTTTCATGTTTTTCACCCACTTCGTTTTACATTAGTTACTCACTCTCTTCAGACTCAGAGTCCAACAGCATGTCTGTGCTCCAGCAGCCTGTGTCTGAGTCAGTCCAGCCAGGAGGCTCTGTGACTCTGAACTGTACAATTCACACTAAGACCTGTGCAGGAGAACACAGTGTCTATTGGTTCAGACATGGCTCAGGAGAATCCCGTCCAGGAATCATTTACACCCATGGAGACAGGAGTGATCAGTGTGAGAAGATCTCTGAGGCTGGGTCTCCTCCACAGAGCTGTGTCTTCAACCTCCCCAAGAGGAACCTCAGCCTCTCTGATGCTGGGACTTACTACTGTGCTGTGGCCTCATGTGGGGAGATTTTGTTCGGGAACGGGACCAAGCTGAACATTGACCGTATGTGATACTTCTGACATTCTGTTTTATAATAATCTATGTAATCAAATTTCTATAGATTGCAGGTAAGGTAACATTCGGATACTTTTGTTTTTCTATATCATTCAGACATCTTTGTATTTCTATATCATTCAGATATCTTTGTATTTCTACATCATTCAGATATCTTTGCTTTTCTATATCATTCAGATATCTTTGTTTTTCTATATCATTCAGATATCATTGTTTTTCTATATAATTCAGATATCTTTGTTTTTCTATATCATTCAGATATCTTTGTTTTTCTAT encodes:
- the LOC118392033 gene encoding uncharacterized protein LOC118392033, with the translated sequence MMNREVFIFYINLFSAFTKTNVIQPTPVMVAELGDTVTLTCFCPKLSVTRFDWFKLSFGQEPLLMASSLYVGQESYYSNNFIKDFTETQRLGVRRGDYSYNLTISKTEPGDSATYYCSTTDIYELTYGEGTVLIVQDSESNSMSVLQQPVSESVQPGGSVTLNCTIHTKTCAGEHSVYWFRHGSGESRPGIIYTHGDRSDQCEKISEAGSPPQSCVFNLPKRNLSLSDAGTYYCAVASCGEILFGNGTKLNIDHGCMEDHLLFMYCLGVALGLCVLLIIVLTCVLYKMSKCIGTQLQPSTPAVPSHDNQDQEPVTLHYAALNVVHKKPKSGRQRSATETDTVFSSVRYKNMD